In Zunongwangia profunda SM-A87, the following proteins share a genomic window:
- a CDS encoding alpha/beta fold hydrolase yields the protein MSDSANNLIHVYFMPGMAANPSIFEFIQLPEDQFKIHWLTWLIPTSNESMQDYSKRLIENIHHENIVLIGVSFGGVIVQEIAKYIKVRRLIIISSVKCRDELPKKMKFASKTGVYKILPIGLLDYIDHLEKIAVNDYLKKRAKLYRQYLSVRDKYYLSWAIQNMVNWDCSTINPEIIHIHGDKDVVFPIKYINDAIVIKGGTHVMIINRFRWFNNYLPQLILKGKEAVENNPKIIKI from the coding sequence ATGAGTGATAGCGCTAACAACTTGATTCACGTATACTTTATGCCGGGAATGGCAGCTAACCCATCTATTTTTGAGTTTATTCAACTACCCGAAGATCAATTTAAAATTCACTGGTTAACATGGCTTATTCCTACTTCAAACGAAAGTATGCAGGATTACTCCAAACGGTTGATTGAAAATATTCATCATGAAAATATAGTGTTGATAGGCGTGTCTTTTGGCGGAGTTATTGTACAGGAAATAGCAAAATACATTAAGGTTAGGCGATTGATCATTATTTCTAGTGTGAAGTGTAGGGATGAATTGCCTAAAAAGATGAAGTTTGCCAGTAAAACCGGAGTGTATAAAATACTTCCTATAGGTTTATTAGATTATATAGATCATTTAGAAAAGATTGCCGTAAACGATTATCTTAAAAAAAGAGCAAAATTATACCGTCAGTATTTGTCGGTTCGTGATAAATATTATCTTTCGTGGGCAATTCAGAATATGGTAAACTGGGATTGTAGTACCATAAACCCGGAGATTATTCATATTCATGGTGATAAGGATGTTGTTTTTCCTATTAAGTATATCAACGATGCGATAGTTATAAAAGGAGGAACCCATGTCATGATAATTAACCGGTTTAGGTGGTTTAATAACTACCTGCCCCAATTAATTCTGAAAGGAAAAGAAGCAGTAGAGAATAATCCGAAAATTATTAAAATATAA